The following is a genomic window from Sporosarcina jeotgali.
AAAAAGGAATTGGTAAACACGAAGCAGCGTTATATTTTGCACAGTTATTATTGTGTGAGCAGCCAAGCGAAAATGTTCCATGTGGAACATGCAGCGCCTGCAAGCGTGCTGCTTCAGGAAATCACCCGAACATTTTAACGATAGAACCGGATGGTCAAGATATAAAAAAGGATCAAATGGCAGGATTACTTTCTGTTATGACGAAAAAGGGATATGAGAGTGGCCGCCGTATCTATATGATAGACCAAGCTCACCGCATGAACACCGCAGCTGCCAACGCGCTGCTCAAGTTTTTGGAAGAACCGGAAGGCGATGTGACCGCAATATTACTGACAGATGCCTATCATATGGTATTACCTACGATTCAGTCCAGATGTCAGCGCATTTCTTTCCTTCCGCCTCAACGGGAACAGCTGCTGGAAACCCTTAAAGCGGAAGGGGTTTCTCCATCACTTGCAGCTACGGTGACGTCACTTACAGCGGATTCAGTCCGTGCTGCAGAACTCGCGGCGGACGATCAGTTTGTAAGTTTACGAAAAACAGTGGTAAAATTAGTTCAAGCCATCGATCATCACGTATCAGATGCATTATTACTGATCCAGTCTGAATGGACTCCTTTTTTGAAAGAAAAAGAAGACACTGAGATGGGACTGGACTTGCTTCTATACATGTACCGTGATATTGTGGCGAAGAAAGCGGGACTGTCTGCAACACCCGCATACCCGGATTTAGATGAATTCATAACAAGTCTAGCAATGAAAATGACTTATGATCAGCTGTCCTCAATTTTGGAATCCGTTTTGCAGGCAAAAAAGCAATTGCATCGCAATATGCACCGTACGCTTTTAATGGAGCAATTGGTGCTCAGTATGCAGGAGGGGTTATTCGTTGTATAACGTTGCAGGAATCCGCTTTAAAAAAGCGGGTAAAATACATTATTTTGACCCAATGGATTATGACTTGAAAGTAGACGATTATGTAATCGTTGAATCAGCACGTGGCACAGAGTATGGAAAAGTAGTAAGTATGATGGTGGACATGGATGGTTCTGATTTAGTTCTGCCATTAAAGAAAGTTATCCGTCCCGCTAGCACAGAGGACATGGATAAGGTAGAAGAAAACCAACTCGACGCTGAAAAAGCATTCACTACATGTGTCGCAAAAATCCAAGAGCACAAACTAGATATGAAACTTGTCGATGTGGAATATACATTTGATCGAAATAAAGTGATTTTCTATTTTACAGCTGAAGGGCGAGTCGATTTCAGAAACTTAGTGAAAGACTTAGCATCCATTTTCAGAACGAGAATCGAGCTGCGCCAAATAGGCGTCAGGGATGAAGCTAAAATGCTTGGCGGAATTGGCCCTTGCGGCAGAATGCTCTGTTGTTCTACATTCCTGGGCGATTTTGAACCAGTTTCTATTAAGATGGCAAAAGACCAGAATCTATCACTTAACCCTTCCAAGATCTCAGGGTTATGCGGAAGATTGATGTGCTGTCTAAAATACGAGAATGACGAGTACGAGGAAGCCAAAGCACTCATGCCTGATATTGGTTCACGTATTGAAACTCCAGATGGACCAGGAAAGGTCGTCGGTCTGAACTTGCTGGAACGTTTGTTGAAAGTGAAATTAACCGATCAGGACCAAACACTTGAATATGCTTGGGAAGAACTGTCGAAGAAGACGGGACAGCCCGTCAATTGATGAAGTGATGAGGTGACAAAGTTGAAAGAAGGGAACTTTCTCGATAAGGTAATCGAATACGAACAACAACTCGACTCTATGCATAAGCAATTCCGTGAAATAATCGGTTTTGTTGCCAAGATGACGGAAGAAAACCATTCACTTCAACTTGAGAATCATCATCTGCGCGCACGTTTAGACGAGTTGGATTTACAAGCTGCTGCTGATAAAAAAACCGCAGAACGATCGCAACGGGCAGACGTTGGCGAAGGCGTAGACAATTTGGCTCGCATTTATAATGAGGGATTCCATGTATGCAATGTCCATTATGGAAGCACGCGTAAAGGTGAGGATTGCCTGTTTTGTCTCTCGTTTCTAAGTAAACAAAATTTGTGAATTTTAGCCGATCCCTATCTTTCTAGGTGTCGGCTTTTCTATATATTGAAGTAACTATTATTTATTAAAGGAGTACCTGATGGAACCAATCGAATTACGGGGTGACGAACGCCTCGATTACTTACTTGCTGAAGACTTGCGAATTATTCAAAGCCCCTCTGTTTTCTCATTTTCTTTAGATGCTGTACTGCTGGCCCGATTTGCGTACATGCCGATTCGACGCGGAAAGGTTGTTGACTTGTGTGCTGGAAATGGGGCAATTCCACTGTTCTTAAGTGCTCGAACTTCAGCCGATATTATAGCCGTGGAGCTGCAGGAACAACTCGCTGATATGGCAAGTCGCAGTATTGCTTATAATCAGCTGGACCAGCAAATTACAATGCTTTGCGATGATGTCATCGGGATCGCCGCAAAAATTGGATTTGACCAATATGATGTCGTGACATGCAATCCGCCTTACTTTAAAGCGTATGAAAATAGTGAACAAAATCAAAAAGAACCACTGACAATTGCGCGGCACGAAGTAAAATTGACGCTGGACCAGGCGGTGCGTTCTGCGAGTGAGTTACTGAAGCAAGGCGGGAAGGCAGCATTTGTCCATCGTCCAGGAAGATTATTGGATATCATCACGTCGATGAGAGCGAATCGGCTGGAGCCGAAGCGTATTCAATTTATTTATCCGAAAGAAGGAAAAGAAGCAAATACGCTGCTAATTGAAGGAACCAAAGATGGAAAGCCTGATTTGAAAATACTTCCCCCGTTATATGTCTATCAATCAGACGGTACGTATACTGAAGAAGTGAGGCAGCTATTGTATGGAACAGAAGAATGATCACCTGTTTTACGTACTTGAATGTAAAGATGGCTCTTATTATGGTGGATACACGACAGATTTAGATCGAAGGGTTGCCGCGCATAACTCAGGTAAAGGGGCAAAATACACGCGGGCAAGAAGGCCTGTTCGTTGTATTCATCATGAAAATTTTGAAACAAAGCGGGAAGCGATGCAAGCGGAGTATCGCTTCAAACAGTTGACCCGACCCGCGAAAGAACGGTATTTGAAACTGGAGGAGGCAGACGAATGATCACACAAAAAAGCGCAGAATGTGTAAACGGTGTCCTGTATTTAGTCGGTACACCAATTGGAAATTTAGAAGATATGAGTTATCGGGCAATCCGCATTTTAAAAGAGGCAGATATGATTGCAGCCGAGGATACGAGGAATACAGTGAAGTTGTCCAATCACTTTGAAATCGATACGCCATTCATGAGTTACCATGAACACAATCTGGAAGCAGGCGGAAGAAAAATATTAGAACTGCTGGCAGAAGGGAAGACTGTTGCGCTTGTGAGCGATGCCGGGATGCCTTGTATTTCAGATCCCGGAGCTGATATTGCTGAAAAAGCGATTGCAGAGGGATACGCAGTTGTACCTGTACCTGGACCCAATGCTGCAATTAGTGCTCTCGTCGCGTCGGGAATTCCAGCGCAGCCTTTTTTATTTTTTGGATTTTTAGATAGACAAAAGAAAAAACGACGCCTTCAGCTGGAGTCGCTGCAGAACCG
Proteins encoded in this region:
- the rsmI gene encoding 16S rRNA (cytidine(1402)-2'-O)-methyltransferase: MITQKSAECVNGVLYLVGTPIGNLEDMSYRAIRILKEADMIAAEDTRNTVKLSNHFEIDTPFMSYHEHNLEAGGRKILELLAEGKTVALVSDAGMPCISDPGADIAEKAIAEGYAVVPVPGPNAAISALVASGIPAQPFLFFGFLDRQKKKRRLQLESLQNRQETLLFYEAPHRLKETLRALKEQFGPDRRITLARELTKRYEEFVRGTIDEALTWAESTEIRGEFCIVVEGIDEMEAVVEEEWWSSLTSVEHVEQLMEEKGYTSKEAIREAAADRGVTKREVYQAYHVE
- a CDS encoding GIY-YIG nuclease family protein, whose protein sequence is MEQKNDHLFYVLECKDGSYYGGYTTDLDRRVAAHNSGKGAKYTRARRPVRCIHHENFETKREAMQAEYRFKQLTRPAKERYLKLEEADE
- the yabA gene encoding DNA replication initiation control protein YabA — encoded protein: MKEGNFLDKVIEYEQQLDSMHKQFREIIGFVAKMTEENHSLQLENHHLRARLDELDLQAAADKKTAERSQRADVGEGVDNLARIYNEGFHVCNVHYGSTRKGEDCLFCLSFLSKQNL
- a CDS encoding PSP1 domain-containing protein encodes the protein MYNVAGIRFKKAGKIHYFDPMDYDLKVDDYVIVESARGTEYGKVVSMMVDMDGSDLVLPLKKVIRPASTEDMDKVEENQLDAEKAFTTCVAKIQEHKLDMKLVDVEYTFDRNKVIFYFTAEGRVDFRNLVKDLASIFRTRIELRQIGVRDEAKMLGGIGPCGRMLCCSTFLGDFEPVSIKMAKDQNLSLNPSKISGLCGRLMCCLKYENDEYEEAKALMPDIGSRIETPDGPGKVVGLNLLERLLKVKLTDQDQTLEYAWEELSKKTGQPVN
- the holB gene encoding DNA polymerase III subunit delta'; translated protein: MDNQLSSRIAAEQPAVAARFSAAYRNHRIGHAYIFDGEKGIGKHEAALYFAQLLLCEQPSENVPCGTCSACKRAASGNHPNILTIEPDGQDIKKDQMAGLLSVMTKKGYESGRRIYMIDQAHRMNTAAANALLKFLEEPEGDVTAILLTDAYHMVLPTIQSRCQRISFLPPQREQLLETLKAEGVSPSLAATVTSLTADSVRAAELAADDQFVSLRKTVVKLVQAIDHHVSDALLLIQSEWTPFLKEKEDTEMGLDLLLYMYRDIVAKKAGLSATPAYPDLDEFITSLAMKMTYDQLSSILESVLQAKKQLHRNMHRTLLMEQLVLSMQEGLFVV
- a CDS encoding tRNA1(Val) (adenine(37)-N6)-methyltransferase; the protein is MEPIELRGDERLDYLLAEDLRIIQSPSVFSFSLDAVLLARFAYMPIRRGKVVDLCAGNGAIPLFLSARTSADIIAVELQEQLADMASRSIAYNQLDQQITMLCDDVIGIAAKIGFDQYDVVTCNPPYFKAYENSEQNQKEPLTIARHEVKLTLDQAVRSASELLKQGGKAAFVHRPGRLLDIITSMRANRLEPKRIQFIYPKEGKEANTLLIEGTKDGKPDLKILPPLYVYQSDGTYTEEVRQLLYGTEE